A window of the Haloarcula litorea genome harbors these coding sequences:
- a CDS encoding ribbon-helix-helix protein, CopG family: MASESTEEGAVTIELPPELDEWLDEQAGALGVSREAVVRQLLASYRTTAELDDDATVEGLLDVEAAVEDAMQDELDAAVAAAVADALDGQVDAAVESAVGDRLPEITAAVEDRLDDRVEAEFQEKIEDVRERIVQVKKEADAKAPADHDHPEFEAVDELETELTELNRELVEVRDHVEEELADREAEIDDVDERVDGLAARVDDAEDKLQRVAWVVSDLRDEVGGRDAHQRAVDRIKRAAAQEGISTANCESCGESVDVSLLTDPECPHCGSTVSDVRPEGGIFRTKARLVTAAQLESGADDE, translated from the coding sequence ATGGCCAGTGAGTCGACGGAGGAGGGGGCCGTGACGATCGAGTTGCCGCCGGAACTCGACGAGTGGCTCGACGAACAGGCCGGCGCGCTGGGCGTGTCTCGGGAGGCCGTCGTCCGGCAGCTACTCGCGTCGTACCGGACGACCGCCGAACTCGACGACGACGCGACGGTCGAGGGGTTACTGGACGTGGAGGCGGCCGTCGAGGACGCGATGCAGGACGAACTCGACGCGGCCGTCGCGGCCGCCGTGGCCGACGCGCTCGACGGGCAGGTCGACGCGGCCGTCGAGTCGGCCGTCGGCGACCGTCTCCCCGAGATCACGGCGGCCGTCGAGGACCGGCTCGACGACCGCGTCGAGGCGGAGTTCCAGGAGAAGATCGAGGACGTCCGCGAGCGGATCGTCCAGGTGAAGAAGGAGGCCGACGCCAAGGCTCCGGCCGATCACGACCACCCGGAGTTCGAGGCGGTGGACGAACTCGAGACGGAACTGACCGAACTGAACCGCGAACTCGTCGAGGTCCGCGACCACGTCGAGGAGGAGCTCGCCGACCGCGAGGCCGAGATCGACGACGTGGACGAGCGCGTCGACGGCCTCGCGGCCCGCGTCGACGACGCCGAGGACAAGCTCCAGCGGGTCGCGTGGGTCGTCAGCGACCTGCGGGACGAGGTCGGGGGCCGCGACGCGCACCAGCGCGCGGTCGACCGCATCAAGCGGGCCGCGGCACAGGAGGGCATCTCGACCGCGAACTGCGAGAGCTGCGGGGAGTCGGTGGACGTCAGCCTGCTGACCGACCCGGAGTGTCCCCACTGCGGGTCGACGGTGTCGGACGTCCGCCCCGAGGGCGGGATCTTCCGGACGAAGGCGCGGCTCGTCACCGCCGCACAACTGGAGTCGGGGGCCGACGATGAGTGA
- a CDS encoding transcription factor S: MQFCDDCGSMMHADGDEMVCGSCGARVAKDEDRAAAFVSTDEQSDDDVIETEADANFEGKPTADDVTCEECGHGKAWYTIKQTGAADEPPTRFFKCQECGYRWREYN, translated from the coding sequence ATGCAGTTCTGCGACGACTGCGGTTCGATGATGCACGCGGACGGCGACGAGATGGTCTGTGGGAGCTGCGGGGCTCGGGTCGCCAAGGACGAGGACCGCGCCGCCGCGTTCGTCAGCACCGACGAGCAGAGCGACGACGACGTCATCGAGACGGAGGCCGACGCCAACTTCGAGGGGAAACCGACGGCCGACGACGTGACCTGCGAGGAGTGTGGCCACGGGAAGGCCTGGTACACGATCAAGCAGACCGGCGCGGCCGACGAACCGCCGACGCGCTTCTTCAAGTGCCAGGAGTGTGGCTACCGCTGGCGGGAGTACAACTGA
- a CDS encoding ZIP family metal transporter: MAINDVVSFNNGGRTSLLGLAGVVGLVALSAAAVATGVQKVLVISWVAFAAMATGAWLGARATRTSPHRLVWGYGLASGAMVTSAAMFLVPQAMGLGTAAGTARIGGIGVAAGLVAGYGTHTVGHRLTHLDTSFDTTTAAITAHALSAGAIIGVVYASMPSLGYLLGLAIVSHKGPAGYAAARRLRRNDNSATALLLPAAGVGLTAIPAATLSVPQTPLTNAVVFGFAAGIFLHVAMDFLPNCEAGSEIDEVCSLEEHSHDLLDELRTHAVGSTVAGAALVVLAWIAVA; this comes from the coding sequence ATGGCTATTAACGACGTAGTTAGTTTTAATAACGGTGGCCGGACATCTCTGCTCGGCCTCGCGGGGGTGGTCGGGCTGGTCGCGCTGTCGGCCGCGGCCGTCGCGACGGGGGTCCAGAAGGTGCTGGTCATCTCCTGGGTGGCCTTCGCCGCGATGGCCACCGGGGCGTGGCTGGGCGCGCGGGCGACCCGGACGAGCCCTCACCGGCTCGTCTGGGGGTACGGCCTCGCCAGCGGCGCGATGGTCACCTCGGCCGCGATGTTCCTCGTCCCGCAGGCGATGGGACTGGGGACGGCGGCCGGCACCGCACGCATCGGCGGTATCGGCGTCGCGGCCGGGCTGGTCGCCGGCTACGGCACCCACACCGTCGGCCACCGGCTGACCCACCTCGACACCTCCTTCGACACGACGACGGCGGCGATCACGGCACACGCGCTCTCGGCGGGTGCCATCATCGGCGTCGTCTACGCCTCGATGCCGTCGCTGGGCTACCTGCTGGGACTGGCGATCGTCTCCCACAAGGGACCGGCGGGCTACGCCGCCGCCAGACGGCTCCGCCGGAACGACAACTCGGCGACCGCGCTCCTGTTGCCCGCGGCCGGGGTCGGACTCACGGCCATCCCCGCCGCGACGCTGTCGGTGCCACAGACGCCGCTCACCAACGCGGTCGTCTTCGGCTTCGCCGCCGGCATCTTCCTCCACGTCGCGATGGACTTCCTGCCGAACTGCGAGGCCGGCAGCGAGATCGACGAGGTCTGCTCGCTGGAGGAACACTCCCACGACCTGCTGGACGAACTGCGGACCCACGCGGTCGGGTCGACCGTCGCCGGCGCGGCGCTGGTCGTGCTCGCGTGGATCGCCGTCGCGTGA
- a CDS encoding SDR family NAD(P)-dependent oxidoreductase: MDDATVVVTGASRGIGEGVARAVASAGGHPVCCARDGEALGEVVDGIEADGGAATAVRADVRDEFDVERLAERAARVDGRIDAVVANAGVYHGDAGGTPLDEESYAAFDDHLRTNARGVFATVREAVPHLADGARVVVPTGAVARQGMPGYGSYAVSKAAAEAVVRGFAADVDATVGAVDPGKVATDLSGEGGRDPADVAGMVVWALTDAPAADLDGAVLDWGDYRRATR; this comes from the coding sequence ATGGACGACGCGACAGTTGTCGTGACCGGGGCCAGCCGAGGCATCGGCGAGGGCGTCGCACGGGCGGTGGCGAGCGCGGGCGGCCACCCCGTCTGCTGTGCTCGCGACGGGGAGGCGCTGGGGGAGGTAGTCGACGGGATCGAGGCCGACGGCGGCGCGGCGACGGCCGTCAGGGCCGACGTCCGCGACGAGTTCGACGTGGAGCGACTCGCCGAGCGGGCGGCCCGCGTCGACGGGCGGATCGACGCCGTCGTCGCCAACGCCGGCGTCTACCACGGCGACGCCGGCGGGACGCCGCTGGACGAGGAGAGCTACGCGGCCTTCGACGACCACCTGCGGACGAACGCCCGGGGCGTGTTCGCCACCGTCCGCGAGGCCGTCCCCCACCTCGCCGACGGCGCTCGGGTGGTCGTCCCCACGGGGGCCGTCGCCCGCCAGGGGATGCCCGGCTACGGCTCCTACGCCGTCTCGAAGGCCGCCGCCGAGGCCGTCGTCCGTGGCTTCGCCGCCGACGTCGACGCGACCGTCGGCGCGGTCGACCCCGGGAAGGTGGCGACCGACCTCTCGGGGGAGGGCGGCCGCGACCCCGCCGACGTCGCCGGGATGGTTGTGTGGGCACTGACCGACGCCCCGGCCGCGGACCTCGACGGCGCGGTCCTGGACTGGGGAGACTACCGGCGGGCCACCCGATGA
- the crtD gene encoding carotenoid 3,4-desaturase yields the protein MAARARHRPCDALADASAGPGHDNCRVVHTPITGASHIPVCIGTGDAARLPCPGLPHPPCLATALSSRRPERRLMSDVSGEDVVVVGGGFGGLSAACFLADAGADVRLLEKNDQLGGRASRLAAEGFTFDMGPSWYLMPDVFERFFAHFDREPGDYYELERLDPHYRIFFKDGDRLDVTGDVDAMAEQFEAYEPGAAEAFEDYLATSERHYETAMEKFVYEDRSRLRDWVDLDVMTAAPIGLQLLGSMQGHVEDYFEHPKLQQIMQYTLVFLGGSPKNTPALYNMMSHVDFNLGVYYPRPLDDDEATGGLGTVVDAVVELGGELGVTYETGSEVSEITRRKRGFLVETVDGDGYHPDEVVVNADYAHAERELLPDHERQYDDGYWDDRTYAPSAFLLYLGVEGDVDPLAHHTLVLPTDWDPHFDAVFEDPDWPDEPAYYLCVPSETDDNVAPEGHSNLFVLVPVAPGLHDGESVREAYREKILADVADNTGVDLRDRIVFEEQFAVSDFGERYNATEGTALGLAHTLRQTALLRPNNRSSAVDGLYFTGSFTTPGIGVPMCLISGEHTAQRLIRDNA from the coding sequence GTGGCCGCCCGCGCTCGCCACCGCCCGTGCGACGCCCTCGCCGATGCCTCGGCTGGCCCCGGTCACGACAACTGTCGCGTCGTCCATACCCCAATTACCGGTGCCAGCCACATCCCGGTTTGCATCGGGACGGGCGACGCCGCTCGCCTCCCCTGCCCCGGTTTGCCACACCCACCCTGTTTGGCCACGGCTTTATCATCGCGCCGGCCCGAGAGACGCCTAATGAGTGACGTGTCCGGTGAAGACGTGGTCGTCGTCGGCGGCGGGTTCGGCGGGCTCTCGGCCGCCTGTTTCCTCGCCGACGCCGGTGCCGACGTCCGGCTGCTGGAGAAGAACGACCAGCTCGGGGGCCGTGCCTCCCGGCTGGCGGCCGAGGGGTTCACCTTCGACATGGGGCCGTCGTGGTACCTGATGCCCGACGTGTTCGAGCGGTTCTTCGCCCACTTCGATCGCGAGCCCGGGGACTACTACGAACTGGAGCGGCTCGACCCCCACTACCGGATCTTCTTCAAGGACGGCGACCGGCTGGACGTGACCGGCGACGTCGACGCGATGGCCGAGCAGTTCGAGGCCTACGAACCCGGCGCGGCCGAGGCCTTCGAGGACTACCTCGCGACCAGCGAGCGCCACTACGAGACCGCGATGGAGAAGTTCGTCTACGAGGACCGCTCGCGCCTGCGCGACTGGGTCGACCTCGACGTGATGACCGCCGCGCCGATCGGCCTGCAGCTGCTCGGATCGATGCAGGGCCACGTCGAGGACTACTTCGAGCACCCGAAGCTCCAGCAGATCATGCAGTACACGCTGGTGTTCCTGGGCGGCTCCCCGAAGAACACGCCGGCGCTGTACAACATGATGAGCCACGTCGACTTCAACCTCGGCGTCTACTACCCGCGGCCGCTGGACGACGACGAGGCCACCGGCGGCCTCGGTACGGTCGTCGACGCCGTCGTCGAGCTGGGCGGGGAACTCGGCGTCACATACGAGACCGGCAGCGAGGTGAGCGAGATCACGCGCCGGAAGCGGGGCTTCCTCGTCGAGACCGTCGACGGCGACGGCTACCACCCCGACGAGGTGGTCGTCAACGCCGACTACGCCCACGCCGAGCGCGAGCTGCTGCCCGACCACGAGCGCCAGTACGACGACGGCTACTGGGACGACCGGACCTACGCCCCCTCCGCGTTCCTGCTGTACCTCGGTGTCGAGGGCGACGTGGACCCGCTGGCCCACCACACGCTCGTGCTCCCGACCGACTGGGACCCCCACTTCGACGCCGTCTTCGAGGACCCCGACTGGCCCGACGAACCGGCCTACTACCTCTGTGTGCCAAGCGAGACCGACGACAACGTCGCCCCGGAGGGCCACTCGAACCTGTTCGTCTTGGTGCCCGTCGCGCCGGGCCTGCACGACGGGGAGTCGGTCCGCGAGGCGTACCGCGAGAAGATCCTGGCCGACGTGGCCGACAACACCGGCGTCGACCTGCGGGACCGCATCGTCTTCGAGGAGCAGTTCGCCGTCTCGGACTTCGGCGAGCGGTACAACGCCACCGAAGGCACGGCACTGGGACTGGCCCACACGCTCCGGCAGACCGCGCTCCTGCGCCCGAACAACCGCTCGTCGGCCGTCGACGGCCTCTACTTCACCGGCTCGTTCACGACGCCGGGCATCGGCGTCCCGATGTGTCTCATCAGCGGCGAACACACCGCCCAGCGACTGATCCGCGACAACGCATGA
- a CDS encoding prenyltransferase produces the protein MSTVTDRLREVAPSEETRPGYLFWLSRPRFWLYQGGPVVVGVTYAADAVGELFSPLAVALFLYFTVPANVFLYGVNDVFDRDVDEHNPKKDEGREVSYRGDSVVFWTIVGTGLLALAFVPFLAPLGLLALGAWAFLAVEYSAPPLRFKTTPFLDSISNGLYILPGAVAYTAIEGVAPPIAAVVGAWLWTMGMHTFSAIPDIEPDREAGIRTTATVMGPNTYYYCVICWLLAAFAFAIVHWVFGLVLLVYPALVFGILGIGVDIDEAYWWYPAINTLVGMVFTLLGLWVMLYG, from the coding sequence ATGAGCACCGTCACGGACCGCCTTCGGGAGGTCGCCCCCTCCGAGGAGACGCGTCCGGGCTACCTGTTCTGGCTCTCGCGGCCGCGGTTCTGGCTGTACCAGGGCGGCCCCGTCGTCGTCGGCGTCACCTACGCGGCCGACGCCGTCGGCGAGCTGTTCTCGCCGCTTGCGGTCGCGCTGTTCCTCTACTTCACCGTCCCGGCGAACGTCTTCCTCTACGGCGTCAACGACGTCTTCGACCGCGACGTCGACGAGCACAACCCCAAGAAAGACGAGGGCCGGGAGGTCAGCTACCGCGGCGACTCGGTCGTGTTCTGGACCATCGTCGGGACCGGGCTGCTGGCGCTCGCGTTCGTCCCGTTCCTCGCGCCGCTGGGCCTGCTGGCGCTTGGCGCGTGGGCGTTCCTCGCCGTCGAGTACTCGGCCCCGCCGCTGCGGTTCAAGACGACGCCGTTCCTCGACTCGATCTCGAACGGGCTGTACATCCTGCCGGGGGCGGTCGCCTACACGGCCATCGAAGGCGTCGCGCCGCCGATCGCGGCCGTCGTCGGCGCGTGGCTCTGGACGATGGGGATGCACACCTTCTCCGCCATCCCGGACATCGAACCCGACCGCGAGGCCGGCATCCGGACGACCGCGACGGTGATGGGACCGAACACCTACTACTACTGTGTCATCTGCTGGCTGCTGGCCGCGTTCGCCTTCGCGATCGTCCACTGGGTGTTCGGCCTCGTCCTGCTCGTCTACCCGGCGCTCGTGTTCGGCATCCTCGGGATCGGGGTCGACATCGACGAGGCCTACTGGTGGTACCCCGCCATCAACACCCTCGTCGGAATGGTGTTCACGCTGCTGGGCCTGTGGGTGATGCTGTATGGCTGA
- the cruF gene encoding bisanhydrobacterioruberin hydratase, which translates to MAEALGWPVPEDRAEAVARFDAAVREHRFTISVVFPVVGATMLLASAELPVPPWLAFNPALVLFGTLVMRLPLVAGVAPLLDRRATAALLALTAYSYAIEYVGVTTGWPYGAFTYGVDLGPMILGEVPLGLPVFFFPLVLNAYLLVLLLLGERADATPLRLLATLATVLLIDLVLDPGAVGLGFWTYEVEQFYGVPWSNYRGWLLSGTVAVVLFDLGFDRAGLRRRLAECEFMLDDLVSFVLLWGTVNAVYANWLPVALAGLLGAGLLWTDRFDFDLSETRLGSVVLR; encoded by the coding sequence ATGGCTGAGGCGCTGGGCTGGCCGGTCCCCGAGGACCGAGCGGAGGCCGTCGCGCGCTTCGACGCCGCCGTCCGCGAGCACCGCTTCACCATCTCGGTCGTCTTCCCCGTCGTCGGCGCGACGATGCTGCTGGCGAGCGCCGAACTCCCGGTGCCGCCGTGGCTGGCGTTCAACCCCGCGCTCGTCCTGTTCGGGACGCTCGTGATGCGGCTGCCCCTCGTCGCGGGGGTCGCTCCCCTGTTGGACCGCCGGGCGACCGCCGCCCTGCTGGCGCTGACGGCCTACTCCTACGCCATCGAGTACGTCGGCGTCACGACGGGGTGGCCCTACGGCGCGTTCACCTACGGCGTCGACCTCGGCCCGATGATACTCGGCGAGGTGCCGCTGGGGCTGCCCGTGTTCTTCTTCCCGCTCGTGCTGAACGCCTACCTGCTGGTCCTGTTGCTGCTGGGCGAGCGGGCCGACGCGACGCCGCTCAGGCTGCTGGCGACGCTGGCGACCGTGCTGTTGATCGACCTCGTGCTCGACCCGGGCGCGGTCGGCCTGGGGTTCTGGACCTACGAGGTCGAGCAGTTCTACGGCGTCCCGTGGTCGAACTACCGGGGCTGGCTCCTGTCGGGGACCGTCGCCGTCGTCCTGTTCGACCTGGGCTTCGACCGCGCGGGGCTGCGCCGCCGGCTCGCGGAGTGTGAGTTCATGCTCGACGACCTGGTGAGCTTCGTGCTCCTCTGGGGCACCGTCAACGCCGTCTACGCGAACTGGCTCCCCGTCGCGCTTGCGGGCCTGCTCGGGGCGGGGTTGCTGTGGACCGACCGCTTCGACTTCGACCTCTCGGAGACGCGGCTGGGGAGCGTCGTGTTGCGGTAG
- a CDS encoding response regulator gives MVSLTVDEVTVLHVDDEPGFAEMVAEFLEREDDAFSVQTTARVTEALNALGETEVDCIVSDYDMPDRDGLEFLEVVRDDYPDLPFILFTGRGSEEIASRAISAGVTEYLQKDGGTEQYAILANRIRNTVRTSRAETAVSRTEDRYHNLVDTAPIPIVLFDEDRRALYANDRAVEFLNADAEADVVGRTMESFLHPDDRARAGDRFERLMREATSLPEREFRVRALDGEIKRAKVATAPGHYRGERVAQAMVYR, from the coding sequence ATGGTCAGTCTCACGGTCGACGAGGTGACGGTCCTGCACGTCGACGACGAACCAGGGTTCGCCGAGATGGTCGCGGAGTTCCTCGAACGCGAGGACGACGCCTTCTCCGTACAGACGACCGCCCGCGTGACTGAGGCGCTGAACGCCCTGGGGGAGACGGAGGTGGACTGCATCGTCAGCGACTACGACATGCCCGACCGTGACGGCCTGGAGTTCCTCGAAGTGGTGCGGGACGACTACCCCGACCTCCCGTTCATCCTGTTCACCGGCCGGGGCTCCGAGGAGATCGCGAGTCGGGCCATCTCCGCCGGCGTCACCGAGTACCTCCAGAAGGACGGCGGGACGGAACAGTACGCGATCCTGGCCAACCGGATCCGCAACACCGTCCGGACCAGCCGCGCCGAGACAGCCGTCTCGCGGACCGAGGACCGCTACCACAACCTCGTCGACACGGCCCCGATCCCCATCGTCCTCTTCGACGAGGACCGGCGGGCGCTGTACGCGAACGACCGGGCCGTCGAGTTCCTCAACGCCGACGCGGAGGCCGACGTGGTGGGTCGGACGATGGAGTCGTTCCTCCACCCCGACGACAGGGCCCGGGCCGGTGACCGCTTCGAGCGGCTGATGCGGGAGGCGACGTCGCTGCCCGAACGGGAGTTCCGCGTGCGAGCGCTCGACGGGGAGATCAAGCGGGCGAAGGTGGCGACAGCGCCGGGTCACTACCGCGGCGAGCGGGTCGCGCAGGCGATGGTGTACCGGTAG
- a CDS encoding NADH:flavin oxidoreductase/NADH oxidase, producing the protein MTALFSPLELRETTIPNRVTVSPMCQYSCEDRDGLATDWHRTHLGSRAVGGAGLVLAEATAVEPRGRISPEDLGIWSDDHAAALEPITEQISRQGGVPGIQLAHAGRKASTRRPWEGHGPLGPEEGGWDVVGPSGEPWPCDDGEAPRTERLDQDGIEAVIDSFRAAAERALDAGFEVAEVHAAHGYLLHEFLSPVTNRREDDYGGGFAGRTRLVREVTAAVREVWPDGKPVFVRISATDWLPDRESWTVADSVRLADRLHEAGADLIDVSGGGVHPDSRPDYAGPNYQLRYAERLREETESDVAVGAVGGITTPEQAEAIVANDRADLAIVGREHLRDPYFAIHAAAALDATDEIETPPQYRRGFGF; encoded by the coding sequence ATGACAGCGCTGTTCTCGCCGCTGGAACTGCGGGAGACGACGATCCCGAACCGCGTGACGGTGTCGCCGATGTGCCAGTACTCCTGCGAGGACCGGGACGGCCTCGCCACCGACTGGCACCGAACCCACCTCGGCTCCCGGGCCGTCGGCGGGGCCGGCCTCGTCCTCGCGGAGGCCACCGCCGTCGAGCCGCGGGGCCGCATCTCCCCGGAGGACCTGGGGATCTGGAGCGACGACCACGCCGCCGCCCTGGAGCCCATCACCGAGCAGATCAGCCGCCAGGGCGGCGTCCCCGGCATCCAGCTGGCCCACGCCGGCCGGAAGGCGTCGACGAGGCGACCGTGGGAGGGCCACGGGCCGCTCGGTCCCGAGGAGGGCGGCTGGGACGTCGTCGGCCCCTCCGGCGAGCCCTGGCCGTGCGACGACGGCGAGGCCCCCCGGACCGAGCGGCTCGACCAGGACGGTATCGAGGCCGTGATAGACTCGTTCCGCGCGGCCGCCGAGCGCGCCCTCGACGCCGGCTTCGAGGTCGCGGAGGTCCACGCCGCCCACGGCTACCTGCTGCACGAGTTCCTGTCGCCGGTGACGAACCGCCGCGAGGACGACTACGGCGGCGGCTTCGCCGGCCGGACGCGGCTCGTCCGCGAGGTGACGGCGGCGGTCCGCGAGGTCTGGCCCGACGGCAAGCCGGTGTTCGTGCGCATCTCCGCGACGGACTGGCTGCCCGACCGCGAGTCCTGGACGGTCGCGGACTCGGTCCGGCTCGCCGACCGCCTCCACGAGGCCGGCGCGGACCTGATCGACGTCAGCGGCGGCGGCGTCCACCCGGACTCCCGGCCCGACTACGCCGGCCCGAACTACCAGCTGCGGTACGCCGAGCGGCTCCGCGAGGAGACGGAGTCGGACGTCGCCGTGGGGGCCGTCGGCGGGATCACCACGCCCGAGCAGGCCGAGGCGATCGTCGCCAACGACCGTGCGGACCTCGCCATCGTGGGCCGGGAGCACCTCCGGGACCCGTACTTCGCCATCCACGCGGCGGCGGCGCTGGACGCAACCGACGAGATCGAGACGCCGCCGCAGTACCGCCGCGGGTTCGGCTTCTGA
- a CDS encoding DUF368 domain-containing protein, with translation MTSAPETAEELPTLRGSVPPVREWLRTFAIGICMGSADAVPGVSGGTIALIAGIYGRLIAMVTAVTPERALSLLDALVPTGDGVSVRRALSVWEAVDGWFGLALLSGVLTAIVVVTRIVHVASERYPTLLFGFFFGLIAASAVILLRELAVRTGGQAAAGVAGVVIAFLLSGPVEFLESGGLPLVFVAGAIAVSAMILPGISGSLLLVILGQYTRMSDALSLFLESLVGLATGGPLAAVVEYGTVVVTFVLGGVVGLFTISRAVRRALDWNRQATMAFLIGLVVGALRAPVNEVRTEVGLSTEVALAFAGAAVVGAVALLILDYVAVDLDLDTV, from the coding sequence ATGACGAGCGCTCCCGAGACGGCCGAGGAGCTGCCGACCCTTCGCGGCTCCGTTCCGCCGGTGCGCGAGTGGCTCCGGACCTTCGCGATCGGTATCTGTATGGGGAGTGCCGACGCCGTCCCCGGCGTCTCCGGCGGCACCATCGCCCTCATCGCCGGCATCTACGGCCGGCTCATCGCGATGGTGACGGCCGTCACGCCCGAGCGGGCCCTGTCGCTGCTCGACGCGCTGGTCCCGACCGGCGACGGCGTCTCGGTCCGCCGGGCGCTGTCCGTCTGGGAGGCCGTCGACGGCTGGTTCGGGCTGGCGCTGCTGTCCGGCGTCCTCACCGCGATCGTCGTCGTCACCCGGATCGTCCACGTCGCCAGCGAGCGCTACCCGACGCTGCTCTTCGGCTTCTTCTTCGGGCTGATCGCCGCGTCGGCGGTCATCCTCCTGCGCGAACTCGCCGTCCGGACCGGCGGGCAGGCCGCCGCCGGTGTCGCGGGCGTCGTGATCGCCTTCCTGCTGTCGGGGCCGGTCGAGTTCTTGGAGAGCGGCGGCCTCCCGCTGGTGTTCGTCGCCGGAGCCATCGCCGTCAGCGCGATGATCCTCCCGGGGATCTCCGGGTCGCTGCTGCTGGTCATCCTCGGGCAGTATACCCGAATGTCGGACGCACTCAGCCTGTTCCTCGAGTCGCTCGTGGGACTGGCGACGGGCGGGCCGCTCGCCGCCGTCGTCGAGTACGGCACCGTCGTCGTCACGTTCGTCCTCGGCGGCGTGGTCGGGCTGTTCACCATCTCGCGGGCGGTCCGACGGGCGCTGGACTGGAACCGCCAGGCGACGATGGCGTTCCTCATCGGCCTCGTCGTCGGCGCGCTGCGCGCACCGGTCAACGAGGTCCGGACCGAGGTCGGCCTCTCGACGGAGGTGGCACTGGCGTTCGCCGGTGCGGCCGTCGTCGGCGCGGTCGCCCTGCTGATCCTGGACTACGTGGCCGTCGATCTCGACCTCGACACGGTGTGA
- a CDS encoding DUF7127 family protein yields the protein MHAHTDADDLDVSRFDHDDGWTVAVDLGPGADEAVTVDLVGDTAIVAVDAPGGRTEFDVSLPEAGGHARLNNGVLVVEAGDAQS from the coding sequence ATGCACGCTCACACCGACGCCGACGACCTCGACGTCTCGCGGTTCGATCACGACGACGGCTGGACCGTCGCGGTCGATCTCGGTCCGGGTGCGGACGAGGCGGTCACCGTCGACCTGGTCGGCGACACCGCGATCGTCGCCGTCGACGCACCCGGCGGCCGGACGGAGTTCGACGTGTCGCTCCCCGAGGCGGGCGGGCACGCGCGACTCAACAACGGCGTCCTCGTCGTCGAGGCCGGCGACGCTCAGTCGTAG